The sequence aagccaagcttttgctttgtctttgcttgaaggggggtgttgaggatcctccttgtaagagggccaggcctgggttggttccagtcaggtatttcagcctgacgttcagccttcaacttgtttacttcctcaagaagttgtaggacaaaggggtcctgagcggagttatgtgtcactggagctttctttcgtaaatctccatctcctcttggaattaggaaggtttgatcaagggcatgtgatttttccctggactcgctgtactggcttccagggtatgtctgtcggaacacctctgagtcccctgtaccctcatgtctctctgggacttgttgccccttccccaaattggtggccggcttgggccgtggcaggggaccgagtctctcagaaatccttgggtcattaatctttgagcttatatggatggaattctctcgacgttgcttcaggaaatcccgacaatcgcgaaagacggctttcgatccttctgccccttcagcaaagaggtgtctccctccacttctcatggttcgggtcgaagcaactgggttaagagaagcctcatgttgattatcaagtcgaggggtaatctgttccctatcagggatatctatgtcgaatgcatgtgaccctccatgttggagggcacccagttgatggttgacttccacgggggcaacaagctcgcgtgtctgagcttgcctagcttcgtggagtgtctcgaagagcttctcatattgctcctggaggacctcattccttattgctatcttgttgttctgagcttccaactcatcgactttagcttgaagaagaactcgttttccttccttctttcgttgtttcgcactatgtgcaaggggggtgtcattctgtgtgctgtggcttccttcgcttcccatgctggagagggatgcctgatcaaaagaaagtgtacgaatgatagaaaccagcttgacacagctgaagagagtaggaataagtgtcgtttcccacagacggcgccaaatgttgatgcacaaaatcagcgaagactttggtacaacagaaagtgtcaggttttgtgaccttcgcttggttgcttcggtcactagtgaggataagtacgtaaatgaatagagacagagaagcaaacacaggatgtacgtggttcacccagattggctacgtccacggagtagaggagttcttattagtagtgaagggcttacacaagtacaaaggatcaagctctcaatttagtgagttcttgtgaatgatttaacacaaatgtcattaggcaatattgtgggggaatgacccctatttatagaaaaacttgtagctttgtcacattgacatgtgtcatgttatgattggttcttgatgtcgacacgtgctgcgctctgattggcttctaatcttgacacgtgtcgagtagtgattggcctcctggtcggaggggaactcttctgggtccttgacagtatagcgttggccggtgctcggtagtttcgggattggtcaagtatggtacaaacatcatCTAACAAcgttttttcaataattttaaaaGTACCTCTAAACAAGTCATGATCAAATGCTCCATGCTCAAAGACCAAAAACAATTCCTTGAAAATTGAGTAGTAAATGTTATCGTATACAAAAGTATTCCAGTAGCCAAACTAATTTTACTTCAATTCATGACCGTAAGTAAATAATTTAACGAGAAAACCGCTTTCTGTTTCATATTCATATCGATTACCTCGTGACCTAAGTTAAATCGATCCCCCgtgttaaaaataatatattttttaatgttttactatatattttatataatacGTGAAGTATTCGtttaaatactaatatttaaaaaaaatatcttatAATCTTGGTCATTTCAATTCCATGTATGCGAACATGCACAATATTCGGTCAAACTTGGTAGATGGACAAAGCGAAATTCATAGAAATCAAAGGTGGCCAAATGGAAGCTGCCAGGAAGTTGAGTTGATCAGAGCATCTAGTTAGTTGGTCACACTACTCTGGAGGCAGTCCTGTGTCTATATAACTTCGCCTCCATTTTCAAACCTCTATCAGAGAGAATTACAGCGTAATTGTTGAATTTCTTCTTGAGAATACTGTTACTGTCGGACTGTCACGTGATTTCTCCGTTCCCCGATGGCAAAGATGGGGGAAATGTGGGGGCAGCTCGGCTCGGTGATGGCGAGCATGATGTTTGCTTATGCCATGTTCAAGCAATTCTTCCCAGACAATCTCGGTGATATCCTTGAAAAATACGGTCAGAAATTAGTAGCCTATGTCTACCCCTACATCCAAATCACCTTCGACGAATACGACAGCGACTTTCACCGGCGGAGCGAGGTCTACTCCGCCATCCAGAGCTACCTCAGCGCGAAATCCTCGACGAGAGCGAAGCGCCTCAAGGCTCATGAGGTTAAAGGAAGCAAGGCTTTGGTTCTAGGCATGGACGACAACGAGGAGGTCACCGACGAGTTCGAGGGCATCAAGCTCTGGTGGGCGTCCAAAAAGAGCGCGTCGAAAAAGACATCCTTTTCGTTCTTTCCCGAGTACGATGACAGGAAGATGTACAAGCTGACGTTCCACCGCCGGCATAGGGACGTTGTCATGGGGTCGTATCTTGACCATGTGAGGCAGGAGGGGAAGGCGATTGCGGTTAAGAACAGGCAGCGGAAGCTCTACATTAACAACACCGGAAAGGGTACGAAGTGGAGCCATGTGGTGTTTGAGCATCCGGCGACGTTTGAGACATTGGCGATGGATCCGAAGGAGAAACAGTCGATAATTAACGATCTTTTGAAGTTCGGAAAAGGGAAGGACTACTATAAGAAAATCGGGAAGGCTTGGAAGAGGGGTTACCTCCTTTACGGGCCACCGGGGACAGGGAAGTCCACCATGATCTCCGCCATATCGAACTTAATGAATTATGATGTCTATGATCTAGAGCTGACCGCGGTTAAGGACAACACCGAGCTGAGAAAGCTGCTGATTGACATATCCGGTAAGGCGATTATTGTGATCGAGGACATTGATTGCTCCCTTGATCTTACCGGGCAGCGAAAGAATAAGAAAGTAGAGGAGGCCAAAGATGGTGATGAAAAGGATCAAATTctgaaaaagaaggaagaagaagagaacacAACTAGCAAGGTGACTCTTTCGGGGCTGCTGAATTTTATCGATGGCATTTGGTCTGCGTGTGGAGGGGAGAGACTGATCGTGTTCACGACTAATTATGTGGATAAACTTGATCCTGCTCTGATTAGAAGAGGAAGGATGGACAAGCACATAAAACTGTCCTACTGCTGCTACGAGGCGTTCAAAGTTCTTGCTAGGAATTATTTGGATTTGGAAACGCACGAGTTGTTTGGAACCATTGAGCGCTTGTTGGGAGAGACCGACATGACACCTGCCGATGTTGCGGAGAATCTGATGCCAAAATCTGATGTCGAGGATGCTGAGTCGTGTTTGAAGAACTTGATTGAAGCGCTCGAGGCTGCCAAGGAGGCGGCGAGAGTGAAGGCGGAGGAGGAAGCAAAACAGAAGGCGGAGGAAGAAGCGAAACTGAAGGCGGAGGAAGAAGGGAAATTGAAGgcggagaaagaagaaaaggagaagaaagatGAATCTACCAAAGAGGAAGTGAAATGTAATGGAACATTAGCTGAAAAAGTTAAGGAAAATGGTGTCACCCCATTAATAATCTAATCTAAACGAAAAGATTAgtaatttgaagttttttttttatgtcttCCATTAATTTCATTACTATTTATTAAAGTTTCTTAGAAGTTTTAAGGCTGTACTTATCATGTACATtctcaattgatgaagctttatCAATTAGAGTAAACGAATCGCTATGATTAAGACAACAAAATCCGACAATTATTCAAAGAACACGCGTATTTGCATGGTTCGGCCAAATTAATTGGAGGCTCGGATGTCAAGAGCTTGACATTCTTCATCCCCTTGTGAAGGTGAAAGAATGAAAAGTATGGAGTGACTTGCTCTCTTATTAGTCACTTaactaattttttgttttctgtgCACCTTGGACCAACCTGTCAAACAGAGTCAACAGTAGAAGAGCAGCTCCCATCtgaaatttctttctttctgtgcACTTTGGACCAACCTGTCAAAATGCAACCTTGTCAAACGGAATCAGCAGTAGAAGAGCAGCACCCATCTGAAATTTCTTAAAACTAGTCTTTAAAATTAGAGAAAAGGAGATTCAAACTCGGGATTAAAAAACACACATCTGCTCTAAGTACTTATTCACCAGCCAAAGGAATGAACCAATGCCCCTTATTTTTTTCCACCATTCATTAGTCATGACaaaaaaaacctaaaccttcaAGAGGTTTGGAAAAAAATAATGCATCCACTCTAAGTAGTCACTATTTTGTATCACCGTTCGACTTTATAGAGCAACGGAATAGACGACGGGCGGTGACCGTTTGCGTATTCACCGGCCAACGGATGAACCAAAACCCAGGGACATAGAGAGCCACAGGACTGGCTGTGCTACAGCCCGTTCGacatttttatcttcttctaaTATCAATTATTGGGTGGAAAAAACAAAGGATATATGTTCTACTGTACGCACTGATCCCACTTGTTGGGTTATGTTGTCTTCAGTGTCTCTtgcttttgttaatttatatgtCTTTTGTTGTCCTTCGTTGTTtaggttatttttattttcttcttgaaACGTATGTGGTTAATTACTCTTGTCACTTGATTAACAAGTTTTGGTAAATTAACCTTTGACTATTGGGATTAAGGTCCGGTAATATGTTATTTAGTAATACGGTCTAGACTgtctagtagtattcttctTTACAAGTTGAAGGTCTTAAAGCTAGAATATTTTAAACGACAAATTTATTACTAATTTATTATGACTGGACCATTGTATGAACTAGGGCTAGTTTGAGCTTTGgtaaatgttgaccctagaaactaccaagcctatgtggcgcgcaggccgagtaatctataagctaactacgtccttcggtgaatgcggggcgtgccaactcgtcggccgagctcggccgaggagtaaattttgttgatgttgcgttgggcgcgcggctgacttctgcgtcttgcgattgcggccgagaaaggaacacgtctcggcctcttgggctctcgaacctgaagacaaggttactattcttacgaagttcacgagtcgtcgtcgtcggattcagtcacagtgatgttattcgtcagagtaaactcacgccgaatcgacaccagagtgtaagggcacaaatactcaaagcaaatataagttttaatggtgaacgtggttcggccgtccgaatgccgaactctaaatcccacttgagaatatccaatcataaaataactcggcaaGCAAAGTGCCGAGCTCGATAtatcgtaacacctcacttcgccgagaaggctaatgagatgacctcaatcaataaggatccgAAAATCCTccttgaccgagacttggataggtaatcaaccgttctcgccgcagtgttgttgatgccaacggaagatactgcgagatcgactgattctacggtgacagagctatctatgccgacttaagatatcgccggttgctttcacagtgctgttgatgccaacggaagatgtgtcagcgaaaaagaaagaaaaatctcaagttgttgagtttgcgcagggcagttttgtattgatttgcagggggctttgaatgatgcgcaacctcttctatttatagcaacggctccccccaaggtcgagttaaaaacctactcggactaagtcttcttctcctgatcagcaccaactcgaccagtcctactttcactaggattgtgaacctagtccttaaccgagccggattcgcttccgGGTCCTGCCGAGACTTCTCATTGCATTAGGACTCGACTTcttgcgttatgacctagccgacctaggtttggaggcccacatactaaacgatccatggtattcttgtcgcaaggccttctgggccgagaatgattctatactcggcccaaactattattttgggcccaaacattgccctctcgcttctgaggtcctcggcctgaattTGTTGGCCGAGGTTTGGCCTTCAAGAAGCGAATGTAATCCTCAGAACCCTAGTGTTCTATTTctaaggcgcatttattgagcacgattgcacgatcttgatcctgctaaccaaCTCGCCACGTGGCGTCTTCTAACACGACCAATCCCCAATAATGATGTCTAAGGCATGCGGCTACCTGAACCGTCGTGCCATCATGACCTTATGGTTGAACCTAGCCACTCTACCTCAATCCGTGAGCCGCTTGTCATCGTGTAGACGTCGAAACGTCTTTCGCCATTAATCTCGCCatcacacgcaatcgtgcgcccccaaaacctaagaccctcggtcttctcaactgcaTTTCCTAAATGTTCATCATGATTAGCGATTCcttcggtcgattttgccctttgttttgaaattCGAACGATTGCCCTTCCTTCCAAAATCCTATAAATACTGAGAATCCCTCATTCATACTTTACGCTTTCAAAATCTCTCTGAAATTTCTTGCCCTTGTTCTCCAGCGCAGTTCTTTTTCCAAGTCTTCGTCTCCAAAtcccccaacccagaaaaaccCCTTTTTCACCGTACCTTTTAAACCTCCTAcaatggcctccttcatctcTAAGCTTTCCAAGGAATGTGATCAGTGTCAGAAGATTCTTGATCGAAGCTCAATCAAAACCATACGGtttgaaagtgacatgagcACTTCTCACCAAATCTTGGGTCCTCTTTTCAAAGCGGCAGTACCGTCAGCCATTACTGGACTTCTCCAGGAGCATTGCCTATCACCCTTgctccaagggtttgaatggtcgagatGGGATGCGGCGAAACCTCAAGGCTCCTGGCCTTCGACCACCacaacctgggcagcctgggttgttcgaatggaaaagctcttcggcgagcaatggaaggccatcggcatctacgacgccatcctcctCTCATCTATGGATGTCGTTTtcgacaaggagcttctcctagccgccctgtgcttctggtgttcggccaccaacaccatggttcTCCCCCTTGGTCCTATCGGCCCCACCATTCTTGATGTCACCACCATCTTGGGCACCTCGGCAACTGGAATCCCCATCGATGCGGCCCTCTCCGGGTACTCGTCGAATCTTGACCTGAAGACGCTTTTTGATCGACGGGCTTTTGAGACATTGAGCCGTGAGGGTCAAATCCCGTCGAAAGAAGACGTTCAGAaactccacaagaacttcttcaattacaacaccctctatctccatttctccggccgaggagaagaggccCTGCGAGAAGGGGAACATGaagctttcctcttctattggtacaacaagtacatttgttgtaccaagtcgaacaaatgcttggtcgagaacatgccggtagtcgaggccctggctagtggtcacgtccTGTCACTTAGCTACAACATTCTTACCCATCTCCTCCGCTGCCTGGCCGAGACGACCCTTCACAAGATCGACCCACACCAGAATGGtcccctctgggtcttccaactctggctgcaagtttacttcgcctcccttcgACCGGCCATCGCTGATTTCTCACCAATGGAAGCGCTCGGACCTCAGCTGGCCTCCCGACCGATACCCCCTCACCAAGCCGAAGATGTATTTAAGTACTTTTTCACCCTTAATGACCTTTTCAACGACGAATTCctgatatgtcgtcgtcgagactaTCATTCCTCCATCAGGCTACCCATATCCATGTGGGGCGCGGACGAAGATGCCGACCTTCGTTAGTCATGGGGGTCGTTCGTGCTCACTCGCGACCTTCATCTCGGCTGTGATGGGAAACGAGCGGGTTGGGAAGTGTACCATCCTAACTTCCTTGCTCGACAGCTCGGCTACCTCCAAGGCTGCCCGGTCCCCATTCTTTCCTCCCGCACCGTCTTAAGCCGTGGGCGCGAACTGGGCTCATCGGAAAAGGAATGCACCATCGCCAAGAGGGAGTTCCAAGAGCAATGCCAAAGTTTCCACCTTCGACCGGCCACCCCTGAAACCCTCTGCACTGACACCTTCGGCGATTGGTGGGAACAGTATACCCATGAGTTCTTTGGGGCTCTGGTCGAAGGTGTGTTGAACAAACTCTTTGGTGACCGGCCTAAGAAGGCCTCGGCCCCCCAAGCTCAaggtaattttttgtttttttgttttgtttttttttttgttaatttgccttgctgatttgcttttactttctcaggTAGTCGGTCGTTGAGAAAGGTGGAGGTGGTCGCTGCAACTGCGGCCGAGAAGAAATCGGTCATTGCTAAGAGGGCCAAAACTGCTGTGCTGCGCAAACGGCCTCGTCAAGAGGCCGAGCCGGTCATCGAACCTCCACCGCCTGCCAAGCGGGTTAAAAAGCTGGCAAAGAAAGGAGCATGGGAGATCCACGTTATCTCCAGTCATACTACGGAGATGACTCCcggtgtttcttcttctcccacCGTCGGCCAAACCTTGGTCGAGAAACAGCCAACTCCGATCGCAGAAACAGTCCAAGCCCGGCCTGTTTCTGAGGTCGGGGCACCCGTTGTAGCTCCATCGGTCGAGACTGCGCCTGTCCTAGAAAAGGCAGTCCCTGCGACCGAGGGGACTTCCCTCGTACATCCAAAACCTTCGATTTTCATCCTGGAAGAGAGCGAGGGGAGCGATGAAATTCCATTGGCGAGTCGCCCTCATCCCCACCGTCGACCTCTACCTGCGTCCAAGGCGGCCGTTCCAGTCGGTCATTCCACGGtcgaccgtggcaaacgaccGGTCGGAGAGCCAACAATGGTGGCGGAAACGCGTGCTCCTCCGCAGGACCAGGACCTCAATCCTGCATTCGAAGTGGCTGTCTCGATCGGCCCTTCCATGGCCGCCTGTGGCAAGCGACCTGCCGAGGAGCCAGAGGCGACGGCGGAAACGCCCGTTCATCCTCAGGACCAGGACCTCAATATTCCTTCCCAGGAAGCCacttcggccttcgtaagtaccTTCCACCGTATCTCCTTGATAACTTttctgctttagaattctaaacgaggaaaatactaaatgtcaggtgcctatacactattttcatcgaaaattctatgcgccgaagggtgttatctatatttcttggccgcctcagtggccatcgaacgtagattacctccatcggccgcgtgaactgagaagcagtctaagacactgggctcggccattgagttctttaggttcgagcaacgatcctggagacatggccgaggtctcctctcggcaggttaaaaaaaatgaaaccttCTTGCTATCCTTTTCATGACTTCTTTTGAGCTTAACCTGATTTGTGTGTGCAGGCTTCGTGggaggtcgaattcaaagccctcATCTCCAGCACAACTGTAGGGTCTGGTTCTTCGGCCGCCGCGACTGAAGCTGCCGATTCAACTACTCTAACTCAGTTGCGAGAAGTCTTGTCGCTTTCGGCGTCGCAAGTACTCgagcgcaacggtcttgatTTGCTCGGCACATGTCTGAACGACCTCGGAGCTGACGGTCGTTTGAGCGGAGATGCTATCGTTCGAGCATCGTCTACCTTGGAGCGGGTTCGAGAGACATTTAGTATCTTCCAAACCGCTCTAAAGGATGAACAAGACTTGCAAGCTGCCACGGCCGTCCAAGACACTCTCCGTCCAAAAATTGACGCTTTAAAGGTAAAAGGAGAAGCATTGGCTGAGCTTGACCGTCAAATGGCCGAACTAGCGAAACGTAGGTCGGCCATTGCCTCCAAGCTTGCTAAGGACTTCGAGTCGGGCGGAAAAGATTGCCTAACCGAGTATGCGGCGAACACAAAACGGGTCGAGCGGTTGAAGCTGGATAAGAGGAACCGGCAAGTCGAGGTTATCATGGGTGAGGTGCGAtggttggagttgaaggccCTGCTCGGCACTCTTCTACCCTCTTCACCTTGAATGTACTTGAATGTAAACCGATCGACTTACTCATTTTGTACATGCTTATCAATCTTAATGAATTGGTTTTCTATTCCTGCATTTCCCATAtgaccggatagtatttctttaaaaacttcccattgattggtaATCTATGCACTACACCGGTTTGGTCTTTGAGATGATACGCACCTTttccgtatactttatgcacaaCGAACGGCCCCTCCCAAtttggcgaccacttgccgaacctagggtcttttagtcctacgggtaacaccgtttgccaaaccaattcaccctcgccgaatgttttctgacgcaccttttgattataggctcgctcggcaatacgtttttgtgccaccagtaagttataagcgtcaagtcgtgcttgatcggatcatatttatatatatttttacttcaaatttacccgtcttttcttagttagttccttatattttttagttatttacgttatttttgtgtttataggatttgttatgcaaagaaaataaaaatagaacaagttaaattttatgtaataaattcgtcaaaagcaaatttaaattacaatattgctaatccattgtgacgctaaatgataaaccaatatttaaactttaTATTTCATCCTTTTATATGTCTTCtcttgtctaatttagttggaagctttaagtatttatgatacttttgatattttgtgtttgtaggagtaacatgattaaaagaacttatttttctgctacgTGAGGCTGctagaaactaaatgaaaataaaggtgCGTGGCTTTGCCAGAAAAGTGGGGATTCCACTTAATTTGCAGAAAATAGCAAAGAAATTAGAGAAGAAAGTGGAGAGCACGGGGGACATCAATGATGGGGTTTCCACTGGTGGCCTTGGGGGCTTTGAAAAGAAATCATTGCCTTTTGTTTAAGGCAACAGACGGAACAGCTGGTTTACATCGTGGGAGGGTgaagaaaggaataaaaaaaagaaccaaaagctgcctttgcagctggagagAACACGAGAGGGCAGCGAGGTCAGAGAGAAGCAGCAAAGCTTCAGTGCCAGCGCGGGGAGACTGTCAGAAGCAGGAGATATAAGGGGGCGGTCTTGGGGGAGAAACGAGAAGAAAAagggggagctgcctttgggcagctcgcagagacgcaagGGACAGGGTGAGCACagggagctgcccttttgggcagcgtgagagTGGAGAGAGCAAAGGAGAGAGGGCTGCCTTGGCAGCGTGTGAAGAAAAGCACACGGAACAGGAATTGGAGAGCagaaagctgcctttgggcagcgtgagggacagaaaatagaaagaaaatagaGGGAGGTCAGAGAGGTTAGACGAGAGAGCAGTGGGAGACGCGGGGGGATAGAGGTGACTGACGAGAgagggagctgcctttggcagcacgGGGTCAGCGAGAAGAAGTCATAGGGGAGTTTTGAGAACCAGCGTGGGAAAGGACAGCAGGCACGGGATTGGAAGGCAGGGCAGAGGAATAGATACGGGACAGCCAAGAGAGGGTCAGAGAAGAAAAAGCTGCCCTTGCAGCCTTGAAAAACAGAAAGCTTGCGCGGACGGGAGGAGAGAGTAGCGCGGATGGGAGGAGGACAGAGACAACGTCAGGTGGACAGAAGCTGCAAgccttctctctctcggttaaatctttctaaaacttctattttatttctatttttaataatgtgtaaataaattgattttggctagaggttaattcaaagccatgattatatctgtaatatgaattgattaccttcggttgtgatttcataagttgtgatttcaatttacttatccgttcgtataaaaactgatttgtgtatgttggttgagagtgcacgcttaatttacatgcatgaatttgatgctagaatataagtgaatttcacctaatcgttatgaacttattttcacaagtagtaaaggttgctagtcacaatcacgttaagtaaattcttggcaagagtatcatgcttttcatagttacgaatgcctcgtcaatgcttatagttttcacaaagtttaatgatctttgattgtatcgctattgtgcttttcacgtaggggacttttgaagaatgttttgaattgttgtat is a genomic window of Malus domestica chromosome 09, GDT2T_hap1 containing:
- the LOC103442314 gene encoding AAA-ATPase At3g28580-like is translated as MAKMGEMWGQLGSVMASMMFAYAMFKQFFPDNLGDILEKYGQKLVAYVYPYIQITFDEYDSDFHRRSEVYSAIQSYLSAKSSTRAKRLKAHEVKGSKALVLGMDDNEEVTDEFEGIKLWWASKKSASKKTSFSFFPEYDDRKMYKLTFHRRHRDVVMGSYLDHVRQEGKAIAVKNRQRKLYINNTGKGTKWSHVVFEHPATFETLAMDPKEKQSIINDLLKFGKGKDYYKKIGKAWKRGYLLYGPPGTGKSTMISAISNLMNYDVYDLELTAVKDNTELRKLLIDISGKAIIVIEDIDCSLDLTGQRKNKKVEEAKDGDEKDQILKKKEEEENTTSKVTLSGLLNFIDGIWSACGGERLIVFTTNYVDKLDPALIRRGRMDKHIKLSYCCYEAFKVLARNYLDLETHELFGTIERLLGETDMTPADVAENLMPKSDVEDAESCLKNLIEALEAAKEAARVKAEEEAKQKAEEEAKLKAEEEGKLKAEKEEKEKKDESTKEEVKCNGTLAEKVKENGVTPLII